The DNA sequence AATGGTAAAATTTCGAATGTAGTTATGAGGTATTGAGGTACCAATGAACAGGAATGGCAGCAGAAAAATGTGAAACATTTCTGGGAGTATTTGAAGCAAATTTACATTTAGGTTCAGTAAATTCTGTGAATTGAATTCTTATTAATGCAGCTTTAGTTATGTACCCTTCATGTACAGGTGGAAGATATTGAGGGAGTTGAACTATGTGGGACACTGAAAAATGTTGTGGCGATTGCTGCAGGTTTTTGCATACAGTAGTATTTTGTGTGGTTTTATTCACTGTTTCCTTTCAACTCCAGTAATCTAAGTGGTGAATTAATTTGCAGGTCTTGTTGATGGCTTGGATATGGGAAACAACACCAAGGTATCAATTCTATCACTGAAAGCATTTTCAATGAAGAAAAGAATGTGCATGGCATAGTCTTATGATATCTTTCTCTGTTTATTAGGCTGCGATAATGCGGATTGGTTTGCGGGAAATGCGTGCTTTCTCTAAACTTCTGTTCCCTTCAGTCAGAGACAACACTTTCTTTGAGAGCTGTGGTGTGGCTGACCTTATAACTACATGCCGTACGTATCTTCATTGTTCTCAATTAACCACTGAACAGACATACTAAAAAATGTTATCGTTCCATGGCAGTTGGTGGGAGAAACAGGAGAGTGGCAGAAGCCTTTGCAAGAAATGGCGGCAAAAGGTTTCTTCTCTAAACCCTGCATCTCTGCTCAGTTTTGACTCTGTCTACCACTGTTCAAGTATCCAAACAAGATGCCCTGTTTCTTTTTGGCCTATGCTAAATAGATAGGCAGTTAGCATAGCATGACTATGTTCTTTCTGCCTGCTGTGATTATATGATAACTTTTTATTTCATCAACTTTATGACAGGTCTTTTGATGAGCTAGAGGCAGAAATGTTGCATGGGCAAAAACTGCAGGTAAAGAAAAAATAAGAAATTTATAATGTATAATGAAGGCGTTGACTACTTGGTGTGTCTAATTTTGTTCATTTCATAGGGGGTATCCACTGCAAGAGAAGTCTATGAAGTATTGACTTATCATGGATGGCAGGAACTGTTTCCGCTTTTATCCACTGTACATGAGATCTGTATCGGACAACTACCTCCTACATCAATAGTTGAATACAGTGAGCATACGCCCAACCTCTCCTTCGTCGGTGGTTCAACTCCATGTTACTGAGCTACATATTGAAATCTGTATTGCTGCCTGAGTTCTCATTATAACGAAACAAGGCGGGGTATACCGAATGTAACCTATCGAAGTGCATGACCCTATGAGTCAATGCTTCCATGTCTAGTTGCTTGAAACTGCTGTTTGTGAACCTTACCCAGGAATCAGTGAATTCCATGGTGTTTCACAACATGATACTTAAATGAGAAAGAACACGAAAGGTTGTACCTCGTGTTAATGTTTAATTAGAGTATATACCTGCACTTCAAATTGCTTGAAAATCAGAAATTAATGAGATGTGAGCTATGCTTTTCCCCCCTTTGCATCCAGGAATATCTGACTTCATCAGATAAGTAGGTCTAGTATTACTCAGTGTATAATGTTGGGAAAACTATTGTATTGTGTTATAACCATGTTGgataaattggtttcattttccaAGTATCAGAAAAAAATTGATAATTGAATGTTAAATGGTGGTACGTTGTATCATATATGTGAGGAGATCTCAAGTGATTTAGTTTTCAAGGTCTTGTGGTGATAGTTTGCATTGAAAGGTCATGACAGTCGGAATGAAGATCATATTTGTATATAACTGTATTATAAGTTTTGAAATGGGAGGCTTGACAGTGTAATTGTGAGTTACTTCTGCTAAGCATGAACATAAGGAGATATTTGTTGGAAGATACTCCGTTCGTATTGCAGTAAAACACAAGTAGACTATGAGAAATGCAGCACATTCAAATTCTTTACCTAGAAGTTGACATTTGACGTTGCTAATAAGTTAGCACATTTATGGGATGACAAAAAACCAAAACTAAATTTGTATGTTACTGGTTTTTATTGCCCTATACTATTATAATGCCTGATATGGTCAAATTGGATTAGTTGCCCAGTTTACTTCTTAAATTAAAACCGGTGAAATCATAGAGGCTGGTTTTATGCCAACATTTGCTCCCAGCTAGATGCTGAGATGTCAATTTTTTATGTTGCCTATTTATATTGTCATATACTATGCTTGAGATGCTCAAATTAGATTCTTGGCCCAGTTTCTTTCTTAAGTAGTAAAAGAATGTGAAATCGTGTTGCTTTCAGCTAGATGTCAGGATACTGAATCTACCTTGTCCTGAACCCATTTTCAGGGCTCGCTGAAGGTCAATcttgaagatgccatcaagaacAATTTGGGCTTTGTAAAGTTTTCGAAGACCAAGCATTCCATTACCTTCCAATTCCTGGCAAAGCAAGGCCCAGGAAGTTGTAGATGCTAGATGCTAGCTCATTTTGTTTATTCATTTGTGGCATCATGTGTCACATCTTACATATGTGCTGGCTTCAGCAAGACCAAGCAAGGTGTCATCACCTGTTTGTAACAGTTTATAAACTCTATGGAGGCTGTTAAATGTTTTTTAGGAGGTAACATTTGCATCAGCAGCCATGACTGGGAATCTTTGCCTGCATGATAATTCCTCATTGGAATCCTGTCACAGTTCTgtgtggatgacatgtgggacctgGCTAAAACTTGTGGCACTTCTGATCTAACATTGGCATCAGCATGACTAGGCAGGTATCTTTGGCTGCATGCTGATTCCTCTTTGGAATCCatgtgtatgacatgtggggcctggcTAAAAAATGTGGCCCTTGTAAGCTAATTATGTCGGCTAACTAAACACCTGCCTAACTTGGCTGCCAATTATTATGACTGATGTTTCTTTGTTTTTGTGAAAAGATGTAGCTCGCCATTGCCAGAGCAGTACATATTTGGTGCACCTACAGGCCATCCAGTGACAAAATCCAGCACCAGAAACATGTACTGAAATTGTGCTGAACAATTCGGGCTTCGTAGAGTTTCCTAAGACTCAGCATTCCATTAGCTTGTAATACCAGGCAAAGGTAGGCTCAGGAAGTAATAGATGCAGCTCATTTTGTTTATTCATTTGTGGCATCAATCTACCATATCTTACAAATGTGCTTTTGGTGTGCTCTTAATGCAGCTGTTCAATGTGTTTAAGAGGTCAGTTATCAGGTTATATCAATCCAGGTGCAACATGTGCATCAGCATGACTGAAACCTTTGCCACAATCTCCaagtgtatgacatgtggggccccgcTAAAAGAAATTGGCACTTTTGCCAATATTAACATGTCAATTTGCCTTTTATTTCTGTGCAAGATGTAGCCCTGCTACTGCAACAGCAGTACAAATTTGGTGCGCCTACAGGCCATTCAGTGTGACAACCGAGACTGTCGAACAAGGGGCACAAACAAAGTGACACATACACAACTAATCACATCAAATTAAGAATATGTATGTCTGAACATTCACCAGCGATATGGAAAATATAGCCAAGTATCTATCCGTTTTTCCCGAGTCACGATTTCAACAGCGGACGTCAGTAGAACCATAACGCAACGACGGGTCGAGAGCAGTTCCCAGATTCCATGACAGGACGGTGACGCTGGTACACAAAATATGCAAATCCCCACTAAAACTTATTCAGCTCTTGGACACTTCCGAATGACTGACTGACTGACTGGTATAAGACGACGGTGCTAGACAGACTCCGCCTTGGTGTAGATCCGTACGGCGACGGCCAGGCCCAGTATCGCGAGGGGGACCAAGAACTGGAGGATCTTGATGACGAACTCGGGGGTCTTGTCCTGGTTGTAGTGCGGCTGCTTGGGCGGCGTGTACTTGACCTTGGTGGGTATCGTGGTCGCGTCGATCTCGCCCACGTAGTACTCGTCCATCATCGCCCGGGCGGTCGTGCTGTGCCCCACGTCCTCGAAGTCGTCGGTCGCATCCTTGGCTGCAAATGTAAAAGCAAGCTTGTGAGCTGAAATTGCATCCCCTTGTTTGCAGCCTTGTTTATATTTACCAAAGAAACATGCGATGGAGCAGTACCTGTTGAAGACAGCAAGACGTCGTCGCCTCCAGGGTGGTCATCGAGAAACTTGGTCACATTGTACACCTACAGGAGCACATAATATTCTTCAGTGAGTCTTGGTTTTTAAAATTTTATAACACAAGGCCTTGCCAATATAAAAGCATGTGCTGCAACTTTGTACTAGTTCTAGCAGTAAGGTTCCCTACAAGGAGTGTCACGTGTATAGAATTGCAACAAAGTTGTAAATCATGTGCAGGAAAACATGAGAAACAAGAAGTGCACATTTGAGACTACAAGGCCCAGATTTTGGAATTCAGCCAGAAAATATTGATGGTCGAGTCAACATCTTGTTTGGAAAAGCAGGGTCCAAGAAGACGACAGACTACCAACCGATGTTGACGCGCACACGGACAACCAAATCGGTACAATGGCAACATTCAACAAGAATGAAGGTGATAATTATGAGGCAGCAATTAATTATATTAGATGTACACAGCAAAGATAATAGGAGCTCAACCGAAAAAACTGGTGCAGCGAATGTGAAGCGGCTAAGCGCTAAGGAATCTGCCTAATGAGACTAGATTGGCTGAAAGAAAATCTGTGTGTATGGTCagtaagcaagcaagcaagcaagcggcTCGTGAACAAGAAGAATCAAAGTGCCCTTGTAAAGCAAGGCGGCTTCTGGTTAAACTGAAACATGAGTGCGTTAGCCTAATAACGCCGTCGTAACAGCCGGATGGAATGAAGCGGCGTTGTAAAAGGAAAGGCGGCAGAGCGGCTAGTGGATCGTCCGATCCGCCTGCGTTCCTGCCCCTGATGGGTGATTGGATGCTAGGCGCAAGATGAAGACCAGACTAGCCGACTCTGTTTGTCATGATTTGAGGCATAAGATGGTTAGtgtagcaagcaagcaagcaagcatgtAAAGGGTACGAACGATTGCTATGCAATTGAGGTATTAACAAGGTTTATTTACAACAAGCAAACATGTTGGCATCATGAGGCTGGCAGAGGTCGGATCTGCTTAGATGCGATCCGGAAGCAATCAGCAACAGGCAAGGCAGacctcccacccacccacccacccacccactccTAAGAAGGATAGTATCTAACAGAATTGTGAGAGATGAAGCAAGCATGGGCGGGCGATTCGGTGGCAGCAGTAGCAGGTTGGTACAGTCGGATAAGAAGAATTGGGAGGCGCGGCGGCGACCTCAGTCAGATCTTTCCTCCTTCCCCCTGTGGTCAGGTCCGGCTGGGTGAAGACGACGGGATCGGGGAGCGAGGAATCNNNNNNNNNNNNNNNNNNNNNNNNNNNNNNNNNNNNNNNNNNNNNNNNNNNNNNNNNNNNNNNNNNNNNNNNNNNNNNNNNNNNNNNNNNNNNNNNNNNNNNNNNNNNNNNNNNNNNNNNNNNNNNNNNNNNNNNNNNNNNNNNNNNNNNNNNNNNNNNNNNNNNNNNNNNNNNNNNNNNNNNNNNNNNNNNNNNNNNNNNNNNNNNNNNNNNNNNNNNNNNNNNNNNNNNNNNNNNNNNNNNNNNNNNNNNNNNNNNNNNNNNNNNNNNNNNNNNNNNNNNNNNNNNNNNNNNNNNNNNNNNNNNNNNNNNNNNNNNNNNNNNNNNNNNNNNNNNNNNNNNNNNNNNNNNNNNNNNNNNNNNNNNNNNNNNNNNNNNNNNNNNNNNNNNNNNNNNNNNNNNNNNNNNNNNNNNNNNNNNNNNNNNNNNNNNNNNNNNNNNNNNNNNNNNNNNNNNNNNNNNNNNNNNNNNNNNNNNNNNNNNNNNNNNNNNNNNNNNNNNNNNNNNNNNNNNNNNNNNNNNNNNNNNNNNNNNNNNNNNNNNNNNNNNNNNNNNNNNNNNNNNNNNNNNNNTCCAAGGAGGAGTCAAGCGAGGCGAGAGTGATGGATGGGGTTTGGGGGTTGGATCCAAGGAGGGGGAGCGGAATTGATTGATATCTGGAGGGGAGGGGAAGGGGGGCGTGTGGTGTGGTGGCTGCGCCGCGGTGGGTAGGTGAGGTgaggtgcggtgcggtgcggtatGGTGGTAGACTGGGGGCGGGTGGGGTGGGCCCGCGGCTTGaacgggccccgcctgtcatcgtCTGTGGGGGTGTGAGGGGGTCGGGTTGACCCACCTACCCCCGCCTCACCTGCCAACCCACACCAATCCGGGACTGGGAGGTAGCCTGGCTGGGAGGAGGGGTCGATCTGCGCACCTCGAACGCACTCCGTGGGCGCCGCAAACCGCAAGCGGACCAAGTAAAAAGTGTACTACTTcagtcttttttctttttcttttgaggatCTACTACTTCAGTCCTGACCCAAGTCAATTACTCCTACTCGTGTCATGTCtcatgtgtgtgcgcgcgcaccgTCTAATCACGGGGCGCCTTCCGACCATCGGCCGGTGCCGTGCTACTTCATGGTTGAAGAAAGGAATCCTTGCCCACTCGCACGTTGCCACCGGCGAAGACAAAGGTCATCCACCCCGATGACACACCGGGCGTCTTGCCCACGGCTACTCTGCTGGGTCGGGGTACCTAACCATCCCTCCTCCTTGAACATCCGAACGAACGCATGCTTGCTCCATCGaacatcaacacacacacacacacacaaagatcgAGTTCTAGCACGGATTTCGGCTGTTGAGCTAGTTAACAGCTGCGGCAATATACGTACTACTACATGTTACAACGAATATTGTTAGGCTTCGCAGGACGATGTGTGTTTTCTTTTTGGGTGAAAAATAGGGTAATGATCATTATGCTCCAACTAACTTTCCTCAAACATCATCGGCAGCCGGGTTGGGCCTGCAAAAGCCTAGGCCAGGCCCACAAATTTTCCTTTACATCACCTCCATGCTTAAACTTAAGCCCGGACCGAACGCTAGTCTGAAGCTCAATACTACGACCCGGACAACACTTTTCATTCATTCCATGTGTAACTCCCTCCCGCATTCTAGCCTGAAGCCCAAAAGCATGGCCCGGATGAAAAATTTTTAACACCTCCATGTAGGCCAGAAAATTACTCCTTTTCGACACCCCCACGTGTAAGCCCGACACAAATACAATCTGATGCCTGAAAATTACAACTTTTCGACAAAATCATGTGTAAGCCCGACCCAAACACAACCCGAGGCCAGAAAATTACTCCTTTAAGACACCACAACGTGTAAGCCCGACCCAAACACAACCCGATGCCTGANNNNNNNNNNNNNNNNNNNNNNNNNNNNNNNNNNNNNNNNNNNNNNNNNNNNNNNNNNNNNNNNNNNNNNNNNNNNNNNNNNNNNNNNNNNNNNNNNNNNNNNNNNNNNNNNNNNNNNNNNNNNNNNNNNNNNNNNNNNNNNNNNNNNNNNNNNNNNNNNNNNNNNNNNNNNNNNNNNNNNNNNNNNNNNNNNNNNNNNNNNNNNNNNNNNNNNNNNNNNNNNNNNNNNNNNNNNNNNNNNNNNNNNNNNNNNNNNNNNNNNNNNNNNNNNNNNNNNNNNNNNNNNNNNNNNNNNNNNNNNNNNNNNNNNNNNNNNNNNNNNNNNNNNNNNNNNNNNNNNNNNNNNNNNNNNNNNNNNNNNNNNNNNNNNNNNNNNNNNNNNNNNNNNNNNNNNNNNNNNNNNNNNNNNNNNNNNNNNNNNNNNNNNNNNNNNNNNNNNNNNNNNNNNNNNNNNNNNNNNNNNNNNNNNNNNNNNNNNNNNNNNNNNNNNNNNNNNNNNNNNNNNNNNNNNNNNNNNNNNNNNNNNNNNNNNNNNNNNNNNNNNNNNNNNNNNNNNNNNNNNNNNNNNNNNNNNNNNNNNNNNNNNNNNNNNNNNNNNNNNNNNNNNNNNNNNNNNNNNNNNNNNNNNNNNNNNNNNNNNNNNNNNNNNNNNNNNNNNNNNNNNNNNNNNNNNNNNNNNNNNNNNNNNNNNNNNNNNNNNNNNNNNNNNNNNNNNNNNNNNNNNNNNNNNNNNNNNNNNNNNNNNNNNNNNNNNNNNNNNNNNNNNNNNNNNNNNNNNNNNNNNNNNNNNNNNNNNNNNNNNNNNNNNNNNNNNNNNNNNNNNNNNNNNNNNNNNNNNNNNNNNNNNNNNNNNNNNNNNNNNNNNNNNNNNNNNNNNNNNNNNNNNNNNNNNNNNNNNNNNNNNNNNNNNNNNNNNNNNNNNNNNNNNNNNNNNNNNNNNNNNNNNNNNNNNNNNNNNNNNNNNNNNNNNNNNNNNNNNNNNNNNNNNNNNNNNNNNNNNNNNNNNNNNNNNNNNNNNNNNNNNNNNNNNNNNNNNNNNNNNNNNNNNNNNNNNNNNNNNNNNNNNNNNNNNNNNNNNNNNNNNNNNNNNNNNNNNNNNNNNNNNNNNNNNNNNNNNNNNNNNNNNNNNNNNNNNNNNNNNNNNNNNNNNNNNNNNNNNNNNNNNNNNNNNNNNNNNNNNNNNNNNNNNNNNNNNNNNNNNNNNNNNNNNNNNNNNNNNNNNNNNNNNNNNNNNNNNNNNNNNNNNNNNNNNNNNNNNNNNNNNNNNNNNNNNNNNNNNNNNNNNNNNNNNNNNNNNNNNNNNNNNNNNNNNNNNNNNNNNNNNNNNNNNNNNNNNNNNNNNNNNNNNNNNNNNNNNNNNNNNNNNNNNNNNNNNNNNNNNNNNNNNNNNNNNNNNNNNNNNNNNNNNNNNNNNNNNNNNNNNNNNNNNNNNNNNNNNNNNNNNNNNNNNNNNNNNNNNNNNNNNNNNNNNNNNNNNNNNNNNNNNNNNNNNNNNNNNNNNNNNNNNNNNNNNNNNNNNNNNNNNNNNNNNNNNNNNNNNNNNNNNNNNNNNNNNNNNNNNNNNNNNNNNNNNNNNNNNNNNNNNNNNNNNNNNNNNNNNNNNNNNNNNNNNNNNNNNNNNNNNNNNNNNNNNNNNNNNNNNNNNNNNNNNNNNNNNNNNNNNNNNNNNNNNNNNNNNNNNNNNNNNNNNNNNNNNNNNNNNNNNNNNNNNNNNNNNNNNNNNNNNNNNNNNNNNNNNNNNNNNNNNNNNNNNNNNNNNNNNNNNNNNNNNNNNNNNNNNNNNNNNNNNNNNNNNNNNNNNNNNNNNNNNNNNNNNNNNNNNNNNNNNNNNNNNNNNNNNNNNNNNNNNNNNNNNNNNNNNNNNNNNNNNNNNNNNNNNNNNNNNNNNNNNNNNNNNNNNNNNNNNNNNNNNNNNNNNNNNNNNNNNNNNNNNNNNNNNNNNNNNNNNNNNNNNNNNNNNNNNNNNNNNNNNNNNNNNNNNNNNNNNNNNNNNNNNNNNNNNNNNNNNNNNNNNNNNNNNNNNNNNNNNNNNNNNNNNNNNNNNNNNNNNNNNNNNNNNNNNNNNNNNNNNNNNNNNNNNNNNNNNNNNNNNNNNNNNNNNNNNNNNNNNNNNNNNNNNNNNNNNNNNNNNNNNNNNNNNNNNNNNNNNNNNNNNNNNNNNNNNNNNNNNNNNNNNNNNNNNNNNNNNNNNNNNNNNNNNNNNNNNNNNNNNNNNNNNNNNNNNNNNNNNNNNNNNNNNNNNNNNNNNNNNNNNNNNNNNNNNNNNNNNNNNNNNNNNNNNNNNNNNNNNNNNNNNNNNNNNNNNNNNNNNNNNNNNNNNNNNNNNNNNNNNNNNNNNNNNNNNNNNNNNNNNNNNNNNNNNNNNNNNNNNNNNNNNNNNNNNNNNNNNNNNNNNNNNNNNNNNNNNNNNNNNNNNNNNNNNNNNNNNNNNNNNNNNNNNNNNNNNNNNNNNNNNNNNNNNNNNNNNNNNNNNNNNNNNNNNNNNNNNNNNNNNNNNNNNNNNNNNNNNNNNNNNNNNNNNNNNNNNNNNNNNNNNNNNNNNNNNNNNNNNNNNNNNNNNNNNNNNNNNNNNNNNNNNNNNNNNNNNNNNNNNNNNNNNNNNNNNNNNNNNNNNNNNNNNNNNNNNNNNNNNNNNNNNNNNNNNNNNNNNNNNNNNNNNNNNNNNNNNNNNNNNNNNNNNNNNNNNNNNNNNNNNNNNNNNNNNNNNNNNNNNNNNNNNNNNNNNNNNNNNNNNNNNNNNNNNNNNNNNNNNNNNNNNNNNNNNNNNNNNNNNNNNNNNNNNNNNNNNNNNNNNNNNNNNNNNNNNNNNNNNNNNNNNNNNNNNNNNNNNNNNNNNNNNNNNNNNNNNNNNNNNNNNNNNNNNNNNNNNNNNNNNNNNNNNNNNNNNNNNNNNNNNNNNNNNNNNNNNNNNNNNNNNNNNNNNNNNNNNNNNNNNNNNNNNNNNNNNNNNNNNNNNNNNNNNNNNNNNNNNNNNNNNNNNNNNNNNNNNNNNNNNNNNNNNNNNNNNNNNNNNNNNNNNNNNNNNNNNNNNNNNNNNNNNNNNNNNNNNNNNNNNNNNNNNNNNNNNNNNNNNNNNNNNNNNNNNNNNNNNNNNNNNNNNNNNNNNNNNNNNNNNNNNNNNNNNNNNNNNNNNNNNNNNNNNNNNNNNNNNNNNNNNNNNNNNNNNNNNNNNNNNNNNNNNNNNNNNNNNNNNNNNNNNNNNNNNNNNNNNNNNNNNNNNNNNNNNNNNNNNNNNNNNNNNNNNNNNNNNNNNNNNNNNNNNNNNNNNNNNNNNNNNNNACCGCCACGTGTAAGCCCGACCCAAACACTACCCGATGCCTAAAAGTTACCCTTTTCGACACCGCCACATGTAAGCCCGACCCAACCACAACCCAAGGCCTGAAAATTACTCCTTTTCGACACTGCCC is a window from the Triticum aestivum cultivar Chinese Spring unplaced genomic scaffold, IWGSC CS RefSeq v2.1 scaffold2318, whole genome shotgun sequence genome containing:
- the LOC123172482 gene encoding glycerol-3-phosphate dehydrogenase [NAD(+)] isoform X7, translated to MWVFEETLPTGEKLSESINQAHENCKYLPGIKLGTNVIADPDLESAVKDADMLVFVTPHQFVEGICKKLVGKLRPGVEAISLIKGMEVKMEGPCMISKLITDTLGINCCVLMGANIANEIAVEKFSEATIGYREDKEAANRWAKLFTTPYFLVAIVEDIEGVELCGTLKNVVAIAAGLVDGLDMGNNTKAAIMRIGLREMRAFSKLLFPSVRDNTFFESCGVADLITTCLGGRNRRVAEAFARNGGKRSFDELEAEMLHGQKLQGVSTAREVYEVLTYHGWQELFPLLSTVHEICIGQLPPTSIVEYSEHTPNLSFVGGSTPCY
- the LOC123172484 gene encoding cytochrome b5 (The sequence of the model RefSeq protein was modified relative to this genomic sequence to represent the inferred CDS: added 90 bases not found in genome assembly), yielding MASSGGKLFTLEEVAKHSSKDDCWLVIGGKVYNVTKFLDDHPGGDDVLLSSTAKDATDDFEDVGHSTTARAMMDEYYVGEIDATTIPTKVKYTPPKQPHYNQDKTPEFVIKILQFLVPLAILGLAVAVRIYTKAESV